The window TGGCGGTGACCGTGGTGTCCACCTGCCCCAGTGCTGCCAGGTTGCGCAGCCAGTGGAAGGTGTGCGCCCGGCTCTCACCCTCCTCGATCGCGTACGTCGGGTTGGCCCGGAAGCTGGCCAGCGCGGCGTCCGGCTCGGCCATCGCCCGGAACGACCAGAGGACGTCCTGCCACACCGTTGGTGGACCACCGTTGTTGGTGACCAGCTCGTTCCAGTTGGTGGTGACGTACGCGGGCTTGTAACCGAGGTAGTTCGAGCCACCGGTGATCGGGAGCATGTTGATGCCCTGGATCATCTCCGGCTCACCGGAGAACCAGGTGGCGTACGCGCCACCGTCGCCCCAGACCATGCCGACCGTCTTGTGCGCGAACGCGGCCGGGAAGTTGCTGTCGGCCGAGTCGAACCAGTACTCCTGGATCGCCTGCGCCTGGGTGGTGTAGATGAACAGCCCGGCGTCGCGTACGGCGGTGTTGCCGGTGGCCAGGCCCCACTGGATCAGGGCGGAGGCGAAGTTCATCCCCTCCGAGGAGGACTCCTGGTTGTTGCCGGCCATGAACGAGCCGTGTCCGGAGGCCCAGTCGTGCCCGGCGAAGATGTCGAAGTCACGCAGGAACGGGAACATCGGGTCGTTGCGGTCCGGGCTGTTCGCGTCCCGGATCAGGAGGTTGACCATGCCGCCGTACTGGCCGGTGGTGGCCCAGGTCGGGTCGAACTTGGCCAGCGTCGCCGCGGCGGCGATGTAGTAGCCGTAGTGGAAGTGGTGGTCGTTGAGTTCCAGGTCGGACCCGTACGAGGCGGGGTAGCCGACGAGCGTGCCCCAGGCCTGGTCGTAGTGGAACACCCGGGCGGTCTTGCCCGGCGAGGCGGTGAACCAGTCGTTGAGCCGGCTCCGGATCGCGTTCAGCAGGAGGTCCCGCTGGGCGGTCCGACCGAGCTGGTCGGCGATCTCGGCGAGCCGGGCGGCGCGACCGAGGCCCTTGCCGGTCCAGTAGGTGTCGTTGCCGAACCCGGCCAGCGGATCACCGGTGGCGACCTGGTCCAGATAGCCGCCGAGGGTCGCGAGGTCGGCCCCGCTGGAGGTGGCGACCGCCGGAATCTCCGGCAGCACCCCCTGGTAGCGGATGTTGGTGCTGAACGACGTCGCGCCGACCAGCGTCTTCATCGGACCACGCGGCGAGATGTACGTCTGCGCGAGCGGGGTGCCACCGGCCAGGTTCTTCCAGTGGTGCGGGTAGAGCGAGACGACCGTACCGCTGCCGGTGCCCTCGCGGGCGGTGGTGGTGAAGCCGTACGTGGCGGTCACGGTGCTGGTGGAGGCGTTGAAGCCCCACGAGACGCGGGTGCCGGTGACGTGGTTGTGGGCGTACTGGCCGTAGCTGGCCAGCAGGGCGGTGCGGTCGGCGGCCGAGCTGCTCGGGGTGGTCGGCAGGACCGCCACCGAGAAGTAGCCCCGTCCGGCGAGGGTCGAGGTGACCGTGTTCCCGCTGACCGTCCAGGTCGCCCCGGTCGGCGCGTACGCGACGTAGTCGTGCCCGCGTACGGTGAAGCCGAGCCGGCCGGCGGTGTTCGACCACACGGTCGGGGTGCTGGTCAGGCTGAGCTGGGCGTTGCCGCCGGTGGCCTGGGCGTACACGAACGGCAGCCCGTGCCCGACGGTGGCCTTCAGGGTCCGGGTCCCGTCCGACCAGTACGGCGTGACGGTCCAGTCGGTCCAGCCGTCCACCTTGACGTCGGGGGAGTTCAGCCCGGTCACGCCGAGGGTGAAGTCTGCGTTGTAGGTGTAGTGGTACTCGCCGGGTCCGGTCGGTGAACCGGAGATCCCCGCGGTGGTGGTGTACGAGACCCCGAGCCCGCCGGCAACCGGGTCGTACGACGCCGGGTGCGCGTGCAGCGGCTCGGAGTACGCGCAGTCGAGGCGCTTGAACAGCAGCGAGGACCACCAGTCGTTGGTGGGGACCGCGCCGGCCGGGGCGTTGGCGGTGACGTACCGCCGGGGGTTGGTGGAAAGGTCGGCGCAGCCGGACGGCGGTGCCGCCCCGGCCGGTCGGGTGGTGGCGTAGCTGCCGGCGCCGAGCGGGTCGGCGCCCGCACCACCGGCTATGGCGAAGGTGAGCCCACTGGCCACGAGCGCGACGGTCGCGCTGGCGGCCAGGAGTCGGCGGCGGAGGTTCTGGTGGGCCGGTCGCGGCCGGGTGTCCGGTTGGCCGCCGTCGTCGGGTACGACGTGGCGGAGGGACAGGTTCATGGTGCCTCCGGTCGGGGGACGGTCGTGCGCCCAAGGTTTCGCGCACATTAAGGGGGCGTTGCGTCAGAGCATCAGAGATGGTGGCTGCTGTCAATGTCTTGCCCCGTTCTTTGCGGGAGTACCGGTTCGGTAGGGGATCTCTGTTGACACTGCGCGGTCCGGCGGGCTAACTTTGAGAGAGCGCTCTCACGACCCCGCCGAGCGAGGTGGGAGCCTCGCTCGGCGGGTTACTCAGAGCTAGTGAAAGAGCGCTCTCTGCCATGCGCCCCACTTCACGGGATGCACCTGGGGCGCTATTCGCCGTGTACGGAGAACGCATTCTTGCCGCTCATTCCCTTCGGCAACAAGTGATCCGAAAAACCTTTCGAAAAACTGTTATCGGATCACTCGCCGCCGGTCGCCGTGGTCGTCGCCGGTGCCACTCGGGCGTGGTCAGCGCCGGTCGGTCGTGGTCAGCCGTGTGCGGCTGCCGCCGGTGCGTGCCGCTCCACCGGGTCGGCGCGAAGCTGCTCGGGGCGGCGCAGTGCGGTGAGCGTGACAAGGAGGGCGGCGACGAGCAACCCGGCGCCGACCGTGAAGGCCAGCCGGTAGCCACCGGTCAGCGCCACCGCCTCGCTCGCGCCCCCGCCCAGCAATCCGTCCGTACGGGTGGCCGCGAGGGTGGAGAGCACGGCGACCCCCAACGCCATGCCGAGCTGCTGGGTGGTGTTGAACAGTCCGGAGGCGAGCCCGGCGTTGTCGTCGCCCGCACCCGACATGCCGAGCGCGGTCAACGCCGGCAGGGCGAGCCCGAACCCCGAGGCGAGCAGCATCACCGGAAGCAGGTCGGTGACGTAGTCGGCGTGCACCGGGATCCGGCTCAGCCAGCCGAGCATCCCGATCAGCAGCAGGATGCCGGCCACCAGCACGTTCCGCTCGCCGAACCGGCGGTTGAGCCGGGCGGAGACACCGAGCGAGACCGCACCGATGACGGTCGCCGCCGGGAGCATCGCCAGGCCGGTCGCCGCGGCGCCGTACCCGCGTACCCGCTGGAGGTAGAGGGCGACCAGGATCTGGAACGAGAAGAGTGCCGCCACCATCAGCACCTGGACCAGGTTCGCCCCGGAAACGGCACGCGACCGGAAGATCCGCAACGGCATGAGCGGGTGACGCGCGGTCGCCTGGCGGACCACGAATCCGGCGAGCAGGGCGGCGGCGAGCGCACCGGAGCCGAGCGTACGGACCGAGGTCCACCCGTACGCGTCGACCTTGACGACGGTGAAGATGCCGAGCACCAGCCCGGCGGTGACCAGTACGGCACCGATGGCGTCGGCACCCGCGCCCAGCCCGAGCCCACGGTCGGCCGGCAGCACCCGCAGGGCGACCGCGAGCGCGGCGAGCCCGATCGGGAGGTTGATGAAGAAGATCCAGTGCCAGCTCAGCGAGTCGGTGAGCAGGCCGCCGAGCACCGAGCCGATCGAGGCCCCGGCGGCACCGGTGAAGCTGAAGACGGCGATCGCCCTGCCCCGTTCGGCGGGCTCGACGAAGAGCGTCACCAGGATGCCGAGGCTGACCGAGGCGCTCATCGCACTGCCGACGCCCTGGCCGAACCGGGCCGCGATCAGCACCCCGGGCGTGGTGGCCACGCCGGCCAGCAGCGAGGCCGCGGTGAAGACCGCGATCCCGGTGAGGAACAGCCGCCTGCGCCCGACCAGGTCGCCCAGCCGTCCGGCCAGCAGCAGCAGGCTGCCGAAGGGGACCAGGTAGGCGTTGACCACCCAGCTCAGGTCGGTCGGGGAGAAGCCGAGGTCGGCCTGGATCGCCGGCATCGCCACGGTGACGATGCTGCCGTCGAGGATGACCATCAGCATCCCGGTGGCGATGACCCCGAGGGCCAGCCAGCGGGTTCGGGTGGGGGGAGTGGACACGTCGGTCCTCCTGTCGTACGGACGTACTCGTACCGGTGACAGGAGGACCGTAGCAGATAGTTTTGTTAGAGACGATCTGTTAGTGAGCTAGTTCTTGGTCATGCCGTGGGCTAGTTCCCGCGCTGGCGGGCTCGGCGTACCGGTTGGGGGTGCTCGACCGGGCTGGCCAGATGCCCGGTGACCAGGCGGTCCAGGGCGCGCAGGAAGACCTTGCGCTCGTCGGCAGGAAGGGCGCCCAGTGCTTCCTCGTGCACCCGGTCGACGATCCGCTGACTCTGCTCGGCCACCCGCGCGCCCTCCGGGGTGACCGCGATGATCCGGGCCCGCCGGTCGGTGGCGGAGGCCCGGCGCTCGGCCAGCCCCGCCTTCTCCAGCGCGTCGACCGTCACCACCATCGTGGTCTTGTCCATGTCGCCCAGCTCGGCGAGCTGGATCTGGGTCCGCTCCTCCGCCAGGGCGTGCACCAGCACGCAGTGCATCCGCGCGGTGAGCCCGATCTCGGCGAGCGCCGCCGCCATCCGGGTCCGCAGCACATGGCTGGTGTGGTCCAGCAGGAACGACAGATCCGGTTCGGTCCGGGTCGGTGCCATCGCGGTCATGCCGACCAGCATAGCCAACTCGATCCGTGGCAGATCATCCAATAACAGACTTATCGCGGGTCCGGTCGACGCGGCCCACGCGGGTGGGTTGGAAGACCGGGGCGACTCAGGCGGGCGGGCCGAAGGAGAGGGCGAGGCGGACCGCGGCGTCGCGTACCGGGGTGAACCGGCGGGCCTGGGCGACCCGGCCGACCCGGTGCGAGAGCCGGGCCAACCGCTGGGTCGGCCGGCGGCGCAGGTTCTCGTACTCGGCCAGGCCGGCGGCGATCGAGGATCCGCCGATCAGGCACCGCCCGAGCGTCACCGCGTCGACCAGCGCCTCCCCGGCGCCCCGCCCCAGGTCGGGGGTCATCGCGTGGGCCGCGTCGCCGATCAGGACCACGTTCCCGTCGAGGTAAGTCGGTAGCGACGGGGCGAGATGGTAGAGGTCGTGGCGGAGGATCTCCGCGGGTCGGAGCCGGCTCAACACCTGCCGTACGCCCGCGTGCCAGTCACCGAACCTGGCCCGCAGTGCCGCCAACTCGCCCTCGGGGGAGCGTCCACCGGGCGGGGTCAGGGCGCTCGCGTACCAGTTGGTCCGGCCGTCCTCGCGCGGGGTGATGCCGAAGCGCTGCCCGCGACCCCAGGTTTCGTTCACCGAGTCGGTCGCCCCGTCCACGGTGCCCCGCCAGGCGGTGGCGCCCACGTACCGGGCGGCGCTGCCCGGACCGAAGATCGCGGTACGGGTGCGGCTGAACACGCCGTCGGCCGCCACCACCACGTCGAACCCGGTCCGGTACGCGGCCAGGTCGGTCACCGGGCTGTCGAAGGCGACCGTTCCGGGGGCGAGTGCCCCGGCGAGCAGCCCGAGCAGGGCCGGACGGGAGATCAGGTACACCGAGTCGCCGCTGCGTCGGGCCATCGCGCCCACGTCCAGGCGGGCGATCCGGGTCCCGTCCGGACGCAGGAAGTTGCCGTGGTGCTGCCGGGCGCCCCGCTGGCGTACCTCCTCGCCGAGCCCGAGTACGTCGAGCGCACGCAGCGATTCCGGCCACATCCCGAGCGCGGTGCCCGTGCCGACGGGGGTGGGTGCCTTCTCGCAGACCCGTACCGTCCAGCCGGCCCGTTGCAGCATGATCGCTGTCGCCAGTCCGCCGATTCCGCCGCCGATGATGCCCGCTCGCTGTGTCATGACCGGACCGTACTACGGCTGTAGTGTACTGTCACTACGACTGTAGTGAAATAGACTACGCATGTAGTCCGTTAGGGTGAGCGGATGTCGTCCCGGCAGGACCAACTCACCGACGCAGCCATCCGGGTACTCGGCGGACAGGGGCTGCGCCAGCTCACCCACCGGGCCGTCGACGCCGAGGCCGGGCTGCCCGCCGGTTCCGCGTCCAACCACTTTCGTACGCGCGACGCGCTGCTCACCGGCGTGGTCGCCCGACTGGCCGCCCTGGACCGGGCGGACTGGCAGGGGATGACCGGGGCGGTCCACCCCTCCGACCTCGACGAGCTGGCCCGGTTGCTCGCCGACTTCGTCCGGACGGCGGTCGGTGCGGGGCGGCTGCGTACCGTCGCCCGCCTCGCCCTCTGCCTGGACGCCGCGGTCCGCCCGCAGTTGCAGGCCGACCTCGGACAGGGCAACGCGGAGCTGGTCCGGTGGGGGGCGCCCTGGCTGCGCGCGGTCGGCTCACCGGACCCGGAACGGCACTGCCGGCTCATGCTGGACCACATGGACGGCGTGATCATGCACCAGCTCGCCTTCCCCGACCCGGACTTCGACCCCACCCCCGGCCTGCGTCTCCTGCTCGGCGCGATCGCGCCCCCCGCCGTCACGCACACCTGACCCACTGTCGGTGGTGGGCGCGGTCCCGACCGGCCCGGTCACCGCCACCGTGGGCGGGTGGGCGCGACTCGACCGGCCTGGTCACCGCCACTGTCGGCGGTGGGCGCGGCCCGACCGGACCGTGCCGTCCGGCATCCGGTACGGATCTTCCCGCGCAACTTTCTGTTGCGCCGCCGCCCGGGGCGGGTCTCCTGATCAGGAGGGGCGGTTGGTTCCCTCCCCGGCCGATCCGGTTCCGAGCCGACCCGGTCCGAGGCGAGCGGAGGAACCACGATGCGGGTTGCGGGAACCGCCGGTACGGATGTCTGACCTCCGGACCCCCGGCCGCCACAGCACCGAAGCCGCAGCGGCCGACCGTCAGTCACCCGAGCCGGCCCCGGTGCGGGAGTACACCGTTCCCCGGCAGCGCACCGGACACCGCCCCACCCTGCCCGACCGCTCCGACCGCTCCGACCGCTCCGACCGCTCCGACCGCTCCGACCCGGCCACCCGCCGGAACCGCCCCGGACAGTCGAACCAGGCCGCCGGCTCCGGTGCCGCCGTCCCCGCCGGTGCCTCCGGCCCCGCCAACGCCTACGGCCCCGCCGGCCTTCCCCGCCCGTCGGTTACCGCCGAAGGTCGCCGATCGCCATTGCCCGACGATGACGACTCACTGCCCCTCGCCGGCCACCGCTCACCGTCTCCAGCCGCCCACGGCTCGCCTTCCCCGGCCGGTGGCCGATCGCGGTCCCGTGCCGGGCACTCCGAATCGGAGTCCGGCCCGGTCACGGGTTGGCGGGGTGGTCACCGTCGGCCGGCCGGTCGCGGGGCGCGGATCGGCTCGATCGTCGCCGTTGTCCTCGGATGGCTCTTCGTGGTGCTGGTCGCACCGCAGATCACCCTGGGTCCGGGCTGGCGGTCGTTCGCGCTCTTCTGCCACCTGGCCTGTCTCGTGGTCGGCTTCGGAGCCGTACTCACGGTGGACTGGTTCAGCCTGCGCTGGCTGTTGCGCCGGGAACGGCTCGGCACCGTACTGGGGATGGCGCACGGGGCGCACCTGCTGATCTGGCTGGGGCTGCTGGGGCTGGTCGCCAGCGGTGCCGCTCTGCGCCCCGATACCTCATCCGGGCTGGTGCAGCTCAAGCTGCTCGCCGTACTCGCGGTGGGGATCAACGGGCTGTTCCTCGGCCGCGTACGCGACCGCCTGGTCAGCGTCGGCGACGCCCCCCTGTCCTGGCCCCACCTACTCCCCGGAGCCCTGGCCGCCACAGTCAGCCAACTCGGCTGGTGGACCGCAACAATCATCGGCTTCTGGAACGCCAACCCCTGATCCCCACCCCGTCCCCCGTACCCACCGTCGATCTTGCAGTTGTGGCGCCCGAATTTGTGTTGTCGGTCCGGGTTTGCGTACCGCCACAACTGCAAGATCGACGCGCTTTCGCGCCGACGCGCTTTCGCGCCGACGCGCTTTCGCGCCGACGCGCCTTCGCGGGGAGGGGTGGAGCGGGGGTTAGTTCACGGAGAGGTGGACGTGGTTGGTGTGGTTGCTGGAGGGGTCGCCGCCGCCGTTGTAGGCCTTCCAGCCGCTGCCGGGTAGCCAGATCTGCTTGAACCAGATCACGTAGAGCACACCGAGGCGGCTGGCGTTCTTGACGAAGTACGCGGCGAGGTTGTCGCCGTACGTCTTGTCGCCGCCGGTGGCGACCCCGCCGAAGCCGCCCTTCTCCGCCGCGAAGTCGCAGGCCCGGCCCTTCGGGTGTTCACCCGAGCCGCCGGTGCGGTGGCAGGAGACGAAGCGGGTGAAGCCCGCCGCCTTGGCCTGGTTCATGGCGTTCAGGGTGCGCGGGGTGATGCAGCCGGTGGTGGTCGGGTCGTTGACGCTGCACGACTCCTTCGGCCACGAGCCGTCCGAGTTGCGGGGTGCGGGCTTGGCCGTGGCGGCGGTGGTGGTGCCGGTGACCCCGGGGCTGGACCCGCCGCTGCCGGCGGCGGCCAGTGCCCGTTCGGCCTGCTGCTTGCGCTTGGCCATGATGTCGAGCTGCTTGCGCTGTTCCCGGATCTCGTTGTCGATCGCCGCCTTGGCCCGAGCCTCCTGGTCGCGTACCTCGATCAGGTTCCGGAGCTGGCGGTCCTCGTTGGCGGCGACCGTGCCCAGGGATGCGGCGCGGTCCAGGAAACCGTCCGGGGAGTTGCTGTTGAGCAGCGCGGTGAGGGGTCCCAGCCGGCCGGTGCGGTACGCCATGCCGGCCAGTTCGCCGACCGTCTGGGTACGGGTGACCAGCTCGGCCTCCAGTGTCCCCAGGTGTGCGGCGAGCTGCTGCTGTCGCTTGGTGGAGTTGTCCAGTGCCGCCTGGGCGTCGAGATAGCCCTTGGCCGCGACGTCGAGCTGCTCCCGGAGGCTGTCGCTGCCGCCCTCGTCGTCGGTGCCGCCGGGTGCGGCGGCGAGTACGGCGGTGCGCGACGGTGCGGGTGCGGCCAGCGCGGCGGCGGGGGTGAAGGCGCTGGCCAGCAGGGTGAGGGTGATCGCGATCGCGGTTCGGACCGCGCGCGGATAGCGGGGTCGTACGGGCGCCAACAATGGCATTCGGTGCACGTCCTTCCGTCAGCCGCCGACCGGGTTAGCTGACGGGTTCGGGACGGAAGATCCCTACCGCTGACGCGGATGCACCCCAATGACGCGATGGTTCCCCGGCTCGCATGTGCGATTAGGCGACGGTCACCGCAGGCGCCGGAGGGCGCCGCCCGGCGGAGACCGGTGCCGAGCCTACCGGCCGGGTCCAGTACGGACAGTGTTGGCGCGTCGGGCTTGCCAAATGAATCGAAGTGATATGCCGGATATAAACCGAAAATTTCACCCGGTCGGGGGACAAAAATTAAGGGCGAGGAAAGCGAAGAGTGGTCGGGTCCCGGTGCCGGTAAGGAGTGGACCCGATAGGGGCCGCCTACCGAAAGCCGGGCCGCGGTGCACCACCGACGACAGGTGTGAGGCGTACCCGATCGGGGTTCACCAGTCGGCGGGGCCGCAGTTCTCGGTCGCGCTGCCGGGCTCGACCTGGAGGGTGGCGTGGTTGATGTCGAAGTCGTCGTGCAGCGCACCGCGGGCGGCGGCCAGCACCGCGCCCACCTCGGCGCCGGCCGACAGGGTCAGGTGCGCCGAGGCGACCTCCATGCCCGAGGTGAGCGTCCAGACGTGCAGGTCGTGCACGTTGGCGACACCCGGTACGGCACAGAGCCGGGCCGCCACGGTGGGTACGTCGAGGTGCTCCGGCGCGGCCTGCACCAGGATCCGGACCGCGGCTCGGGCCAGTCGCCACGTCCGGGGCAGGATGAACAGGCCGATCGCGACCGCGACCACCGGGTCGGCCCACCACCAACCGGTGTTCGCGATCACCAGCGCCGCGACGATGACCCCGGCCGAGCCGAGCGTGTCGCCGAGCGCCTCCAGATAGGCCCCGCGCAGGTTGATGCTCTCCCGTGCCCCGGCGCGCAGCAGCGCGAAGGCCACCAGGTTGGCCAGCAGACCGAGGATGGCGACCACCAGCATCGGCCCGGCCAGCACGCTCGGGGGGTGGTCCTGGCCGAACCGGCGGGCCGCCTCGACCAGCACGTAGATCGCGACACCGAAGAGGAGCACCGCGTTGGCGAGCGCCGCGAGGACCTCCAGCCGGTAGAGGCCGAAGGTTCGCTGCGGGTCGTCGGTCGCGCGCCGGGTCGCGGTCATCGCGGCCAGCGCCATGCCGATCCCGAGTACGTCGGTGAACATGTGCCCGGCGTCGGAGAGCAGGGCCAGCGAGCCGGTGGCCAGGGCGGCGATCGCCTCGACGATCATGAACACGACGAGCAGCCCGAAGGCGGACCAGAGCCGTCCCCGGTGTCGCTCGGCGGCGCGCATCGACTGCGCGCCGTGGTCATGACCCGCTCCCACGCACACACCCTCCGTCGCCGGTCCCGCTATGGCCCAACATATGCTGATATCGCAATGTGTGCCAGCGGGTTGGCCAGGACCGGCACCGGGGAAGCCGGGCCGGCTCAGCCCTCGTTCGCCATGGCCGCCACGATCGGTGCCCGGCTCGCCCGGCGGGCCGGCAGCACGCCGGCCAGCACCGCCGCGCCGCAGGCCAGGCCCGTGCAGAGGGCGAGCTGCCCCACCGGTACGACCGGCAGCCCGTGCCCGTAGCTGCTGATCAGCCCGAGTGCCGCGGTCCAGCCGACCCCCACCCCCAGGGCGATCCCGGCCAGCGCGCCGACCAGCGCGATCAGCGCCGCCTCGGCGAGCAGCAGGCGTCCGAGTTGCCGCCGGGACAGCCCCAGCGCCCGGAGGGTCGCCGACTCCCGGGTCCGTTCGAAGACCGACAGGGAGAGCGTGTTGCTGATGCCGAACAGCGCGATCAGCACCGACATGCCGAGCAGGGCGGCGAAGATGCCGAGCAACTCGTCCAGCGAGGCCGACAACGCGTCCGCCTGGTCGGCCGCGCTGCTCAACCGCACCACCGGGTACGCCCGCAGCAGCCCGTCCAGCGCCTGCCGGCCGGCTGCCGTACCGACGCCGGGGGCCAGGTCGATCAGCAGCTGGTTCGCCGCACCGGCCCCGTACGCGGCGGTGAACTGGCCCCACTCGACCAGCGCCGCCCCACTCGTCGGCGCGTCGTCGTAGAGCGCGACCACGATCAGCGAGCCCGCCGGGTCCGCGCTGCCGGTGTCGTTCGGGGTGGTGGGAAGGCCGAGCGGGAACCGGTCACCCAGGCCGATGTTGCGGGCCTGGGCCACCCGGCGGTCCAATGCCACCGTGCCGGGCCGCAGGTCGGCCAGGTCACCGTCGGTCACCTCCGGCCGGATCGGCCCGCGCAACTGCTCCGGCGGCACCGACCAGACCCGTACCTGCGGGTCCGCCGGTGCGGGCGCCAACCGCACCTCGGCCACCGTCGCGAACGCCGGATCGGCCCGGAGTACGCCGGCCAGGTCCGCCGGCAGCGGACCGCGGGTCACCCCCGGTGTGCCGTCGACCCGTGCCCGGTCGAGCACGAAGTCCACCGGGAAGTTCTCGGTCAGCTCCCGACCGGTCTGGTCCCGGGCGGTCTCCAGCAGCACCGCGAACATCGACATCAGCGCCACCCCCACGGTCAGCGCCATGGTGGTCGCGGCGGCCCGGCGCGGGTTGCGCCGCGCGTTCACCACGGCCAGCCGGGCGACCGGTCCGAACAGCCGCCCCGGCAGCCATCCCAGTACGCCCACCGCGCGCGGCACCAGCAGCGGAGCCGCCACCACCGCCCCGAGGAAGACGATCATGCCGCCGCCGAGCACCAGCGGCAGCCCCGGAAAGGCCAGCGGCACCCCGACCACGATCGCCAGCAGGCCCGCCCCGGCCAGCCCGGCGGCGACCAGAACCCGGACCCGTCCGCGTCGACCGGTCGAACCACGCAACTCGGCGGTGGCGCTCCCGTGCAGCGCGGCCAGCGGCGGCACCCGCCCCGCGCCCAGCGCCGGTACGAGCGCCGCCAGCACCGCCACCAACGTGCCGAAGCCGATTGCCACCGCCACCGTCGGCCACCGCACCACCGGCGCGTGCAGCGGGATGTCGGTGGCGACCAGCTCCCGCCCCCAGATCAGCCCGTACCCGACCAGGAGGCTCATCGCCAGCCCGCCCAGCGACGCCAGCAGACCCAGCGCCAGCGCCTCCAGCAGGACCGCGGTCCCGACCTGCCGGCGGGAGGCGCCGACGCAGCGCAGCAGGCTCAGTTCGCGTACCCGCTGGGCGGCCAGGATGGCGAAGGTGTTGTAGATGACAAACGCCGACACGGTCAGCGAGACCAGCCCGAACCCGATCAGCACCGCCAGGAAACCGTCGACGTACTTGCCGGCCTGTTCGGCGAGCTGGTGCCGGAGCTGGTCGCCGGTGAGCACCGCCAACCGTGGATCGTCGGTCACCCGCGCCACCCGGTCGGCCAGCGTCTGCGGGTCGACACCCGGCTCGGCCCGGATCACCACCTGGGCGTACCGCTGGGTGCCGGTCAACCGGGTCAGGTCGGGTTCGGCCAGGGCCGCCACCGGGGAGCCGCCGAAGAGGCGGTTCACCCCGAGGTCCAGCACCCCGACCAGGGTCAGCCGGTGCGGCGTACCGGCCTGGTCGAGCAGGGTCACCGGGGCGCCGAGCGTGAAACCGGTGCCGGCCACCGTGGTCTTGTCCACCGCGACCTCACCGGCCGCCGAGGGCAGCCGCCCCGCCGCCACGTCGTACGGGGCGAGCGACGCCGTACCCGGCAGGGAGAGTCCATAACCGACGTGGCCCTGCTGGGTCAGCAGCCGGCCGTCCCGGTCGAGCAGGCCCAGCCAGGCGATCACCCGACCGTCCACCTCGGCCACCCCGTCGACCGCCCGGATCCGGGCCACCGTCTCGTCCGACACCAACGTCTCGGCGGGTTCCACCACCACATCCACGTTCCGGGCCGAGCGGGCCAGGTCGTCGTAGAAGGCGGCCCGCGCGGTGTCGCCGTAGACCAGCGTGCCGGCCAGGAAACTGACCCCGACCACCACCGCGAAGGCGGTCAACAGCAGCCGTACGGCATGGGCCCGCAGCCCGGCCACGGCCAGGCGCAGCAGCGGCCAGCTCACCCCGACCAGCGTCCCGTCATCGGCCAATGTTCCGTCACCGGCCCAATGCTCCGTCACCGGCCGCCCGTCCCGCCACGTCCGGACGTCCCGTCCCGCACAGCCGGGCAGACGGACCGGCCCCTCCGCTGCCCGGTGCCGCTCTGCCGTGCGGTGCCGCTCTGCGGTGCGGTGGCGACGGGCGGATCGACCGGGCAACATCGGACGCGGCACACACCGACATCAGCCGATGCCCGCCATAACGGCGGGGGAGGAGATCGAGGATGCGAGTTCGACCCCGTACCACCGTCCTGTTTGCCGCGATGACGCTGACCGGCGTACTGGTGGCCGCCGCCCCGGCCGCCGCCGCTCCGAGCGCCGAAACCGCGACTCC of the Micromonospora sp. NBC_01796 genome contains:
- a CDS encoding FAD-dependent monooxygenase; the encoded protein is MTQRAGIIGGGIGGLATAIMLQRAGWTVRVCEKAPTPVGTGTALGMWPESLRALDVLGLGEEVRQRGARQHHGNFLRPDGTRIARLDVGAMARRSGDSVYLISRPALLGLLAGALAPGTVAFDSPVTDLAAYRTGFDVVVAADGVFSRTRTAIFGPGSAARYVGATAWRGTVDGATDSVNETWGRGQRFGITPREDGRTNWYASALTPPGGRSPEGELAALRARFGDWHAGVRQVLSRLRPAEILRHDLYHLAPSLPTYLDGNVVLIGDAAHAMTPDLGRGAGEALVDAVTLGRCLIGGSSIAAGLAEYENLRRRPTQRLARLSHRVGRVAQARRFTPVRDAAVRLALSFGPPA
- a CDS encoding MarR family winged helix-turn-helix transcriptional regulator; the protein is MTAMAPTRTEPDLSFLLDHTSHVLRTRMAAALAEIGLTARMHCVLVHALAEERTQIQLAELGDMDKTTMVVTVDALEKAGLAERRASATDRRARIIAVTPEGARVAEQSQRIVDRVHEEALGALPADERKVFLRALDRLVTGHLASPVEHPQPVRRARQRGN
- a CDS encoding glycosyl hydrolase → MNLSLRHVVPDDGGQPDTRPRPAHQNLRRRLLAASATVALVASGLTFAIAGGAGADPLGAGSYATTRPAGAAPPSGCADLSTNPRRYVTANAPAGAVPTNDWWSSLLFKRLDCAYSEPLHAHPASYDPVAGGLGVSYTTTAGISGSPTGPGEYHYTYNADFTLGVTGLNSPDVKVDGWTDWTVTPYWSDGTRTLKATVGHGLPFVYAQATGGNAQLSLTSTPTVWSNTAGRLGFTVRGHDYVAYAPTGATWTVSGNTVTSTLAGRGYFSVAVLPTTPSSSAADRTALLASYGQYAHNHVTGTRVSWGFNASTSTVTATYGFTTTAREGTGSGTVVSLYPHHWKNLAGGTPLAQTYISPRGPMKTLVGATSFSTNIRYQGVLPEIPAVATSSGADLATLGGYLDQVATGDPLAGFGNDTYWTGKGLGRAARLAEIADQLGRTAQRDLLLNAIRSRLNDWFTASPGKTARVFHYDQAWGTLVGYPASYGSDLELNDHHFHYGYYIAAAATLAKFDPTWATTGQYGGMVNLLIRDANSPDRNDPMFPFLRDFDIFAGHDWASGHGSFMAGNNQESSSEGMNFASALIQWGLATGNTAVRDAGLFIYTTQAQAIQEYWFDSADSNFPAAFAHKTVGMVWGDGGAYATWFSGEPEMIQGINMLPITGGSNYLGYKPAYVTTNWNELVTNNGGPPTVWQDVLWSFRAMAEPDAALASFRANPTYAIEEGESRAHTFHWLRNLAALGQVDTTVTANTPLYAVYTKNGVRTYAASNITRNPITVTFSDGRTLTVAAGKTATTGAFTWSGGNANGGIGNPTGTPTVPPTTPPTTTPPPTTPPPTVTPTPTGPVVRSNLLYVRSGGALSGSAGTGAATTTIPAANGNWDGTPHNPVVHTVCGLTGAYNSGATAFSLHVDAGGAVGAAVQARVSYDFTGSGNYSRVETYNYFATDPVVGTETYTQAAGVKTATGGFAALANGCVKLEVWNAIGNAATTVRVNATAADGRQSTVTVPFTVTG
- a CDS encoding TetR/AcrR family transcriptional regulator, coding for MSSRQDQLTDAAIRVLGGQGLRQLTHRAVDAEAGLPAGSASNHFRTRDALLTGVVARLAALDRADWQGMTGAVHPSDLDELARLLADFVRTAVGAGRLRTVARLALCLDAAVRPQLQADLGQGNAELVRWGAPWLRAVGSPDPERHCRLMLDHMDGVIMHQLAFPDPDFDPTPGLRLLLGAIAPPAVTHT
- a CDS encoding MFS transporter → MSTPPTRTRWLALGVIATGMLMVILDGSIVTVAMPAIQADLGFSPTDLSWVVNAYLVPFGSLLLLAGRLGDLVGRRRLFLTGIAVFTAASLLAGVATTPGVLIAARFGQGVGSAMSASVSLGILVTLFVEPAERGRAIAVFSFTGAAGASIGSVLGGLLTDSLSWHWIFFINLPIGLAALAVALRVLPADRGLGLGAGADAIGAVLVTAGLVLGIFTVVKVDAYGWTSVRTLGSGALAAALLAGFVVRQATARHPLMPLRIFRSRAVSGANLVQVLMVAALFSFQILVALYLQRVRGYGAAATGLAMLPAATVIGAVSLGVSARLNRRFGERNVLVAGILLLIGMLGWLSRIPVHADYVTDLLPVMLLASGFGLALPALTALGMSGAGDDNAGLASGLFNTTQQLGMALGVAVLSTLAATRTDGLLGGGASEAVALTGGYRLAFTVGAGLLVAALLVTLTALRRPEQLRADPVERHAPAAAAHG